TTTTGGAATCATTGCGGTGAAATATTTTACCTGTTCTAGTACAACATAATATTTCTCCGTGTTCTCCGTGGCGGAAAACAAGTATTAACCGTAAACCATTCATTTACAGGGAATCATTCATGCGAGAACTTTTCATGATGCCGGGACCCACCGAAGTAGACCCGTCGGTCATACAGGCGATGTGCCGTCCCGCCATCAGTCATGGGGACAGCCGTTTTCACGAGGTCATGGACAGGGCCGCCGACCGTGTCGCCCGTATCATCGGAACCGCCGGACAGGTCATTATTCTGAACGCGAGCGGGCGCGGCGGTATCGAGGCGTCGTTTTCCACCGCCCTCGAACCGGGCGAAAAAATTCTCATCATCAACAACGGCGTTTTCGGGAACATGCTCAGGGAAATCGCCCGGAGATGCCGTCTCGAAGTGATCGAACTCATGAGCGAGCCGGGCAGGCCGCTCGACCTCAACAGTATCGACGAGGCGGCATCATCCCCCGGACTCAGAGCAATGGCCATCGTTCACTCGGAAACCTCCACCGGGATACTCAATCCCATCGAGGCAGTAGCGGAAATCGCCCGCCGCCGCAACCTTATTTGCGTCGTTGACGCGGTCAGCTCCGCGGGAGGAGCGGAAATCAGGATGGACGACTGGGGAATCGATTTCCTCTGCACCGGCAGCCAGAAATGCATCGGCTCGCTTGCCGGACTCGCGATGGTCGGAGTCAGCGACCGCATGTGGGACATATTCGACCGCCGCACGACCGTTCCGCAGAGTTTTTTCTTCGATCTGAGCCGGTGGAAGCTCATGTGGTTCCCGAAGGAAAAGGGCGGACTCCTCAAATTCAAATACCGCCGTCAGCCCATGACCATGGCCACACACCTCGTCTACGCCCTCGACGAGGCGGCGCGGCTCGCGCTCGACGAGGGTCTCGAAGCCCGCTTCCGCCGTCACCGCACATCATCAGCGGCTCTCCGGGCGGCGCTTCCGCACCTCGGACTGAGCCTCTTCCCCGATGTGAGCATCGCCTCGCCGACCACGACGGCCATCCTCCCGCCGGAAAATATCAAGGAGGGAGCGATTCGTAAAATTCTCAAAGAGCGGTACGGTGTCCTCGCAGCGGGCGGTCTCGAAC
This sequence is a window from bacterium. Protein-coding genes within it:
- a CDS encoding alanine--glyoxylate aminotransferase family protein, encoding MRELFMMPGPTEVDPSVIQAMCRPAISHGDSRFHEVMDRAADRVARIIGTAGQVIILNASGRGGIEASFSTALEPGEKILIINNGVFGNMLREIARRCRLEVIELMSEPGRPLDLNSIDEAASSPGLRAMAIVHSETSTGILNPIEAVAEIARRRNLICVVDAVSSAGGAEIRMDDWGIDFLCTGSQKCIGSLAGLAMVGVSDRMWDIFDRRTTVPQSFFFDLSRWKLMWFPKEKGGLLKFKYRRQPMTMATHLVYALDEAARLALDEGLEARFRRHRTSSAALRAALPHLGLSLFPDVSIASPTTTAILPPENIKEGAIRKILKERYGVLAAGGLEQYYEKMFRIGHMNLTASYEYIMPTVSALELAMRELGADIRPGEAVAAAQSVYEKGEM